One region of Sporohalobacter salinus genomic DNA includes:
- the gyrB gene encoding DNA topoisomerase (ATP-hydrolyzing) subunit B, producing the protein MTLQEELDYNAEQIQVLEGLEAVRKRPGMYIGSTGTRGLHHLVWEAVDNSIDEFLAGHGEEIKVEIREGGIISVEDQGRGIPVDVHPQKGLPAAQLVLTTLHAGGKFDSSGYKVSGGLHGVGISVVNALSEWLELTIWRDGYTYTQQYERGMPVTEFEKNGSTTKTGTRIVFKPDKDIFDNVSFKFDVLANRLQESAFLNKGLKISLIDKRSGLEKNVSYQYDGGLEAFIDYLNQDRDLLHKDTVYLEKEVDDTYVEVAFQYNKSFNERIYSFANNINTHDGGYHLTGFKTALTRVFNNYAKDKNLLKKSDPKLTGRDIREGLTAVVNVKLTEPQFEGQTKAKLGNSEIRSVVEGVVYDYLSQYLERHHDMAKKIINKALEAVRARKAAKKAKELTKRKGVLNNNSLPGKLSDCSSRKPEKSELYLVEGDSAGGSAKQGRNRDFQAILPLKGKILNVERARLNKIISNNEIASIITALGTGVGEEFNLDKLRYHKIIIMTDADVDGAHICTLILTLFYRYMPELIEEGHVYVAQPPLYKVTYRNDEEYIYTDGQLQNYLADLDRSKVSIQRYKGLGEMNPSQLWETTMNPENRKLQEIMIEEEREADNIFTRLMGSKAKLRREFIMANADLANNLDI; encoded by the coding sequence GTGACTTTGCAGGAAGAATTGGATTATAATGCAGAACAGATTCAAGTATTAGAAGGATTAGAAGCAGTACGTAAACGACCAGGAATGTATATCGGTAGTACCGGTACTAGAGGGTTACATCACTTAGTCTGGGAAGCAGTTGATAATAGTATAGATGAGTTTTTAGCCGGACATGGAGAAGAGATTAAGGTTGAAATTAGAGAAGGAGGTATAATTTCAGTTGAGGATCAGGGACGTGGTATTCCGGTAGACGTTCATCCTCAAAAAGGATTACCAGCAGCCCAACTGGTATTAACTACTTTACATGCTGGAGGAAAGTTTGACAGTAGTGGTTATAAAGTTTCTGGCGGGTTACATGGGGTAGGTATTTCAGTAGTTAATGCATTATCAGAATGGTTGGAATTAACAATTTGGCGTGATGGCTATACTTATACTCAGCAGTATGAAAGAGGAATGCCGGTAACGGAGTTTGAGAAAAATGGTTCTACAACTAAAACTGGAACTAGAATTGTGTTTAAACCTGATAAGGATATCTTTGATAATGTAAGTTTCAAGTTTGATGTTTTAGCTAATAGATTACAGGAGTCTGCTTTTTTGAATAAAGGATTAAAAATCAGTTTAATTGATAAACGTTCTGGTTTAGAGAAGAACGTGAGTTATCAATATGATGGAGGCTTAGAAGCATTTATTGATTATTTAAATCAAGATAGAGATTTGCTTCATAAGGATACTGTTTATTTAGAAAAAGAAGTAGATGATACCTATGTTGAAGTAGCTTTTCAATATAATAAGAGTTTCAATGAGCGTATTTATAGTTTTGCTAATAATATTAATACACATGATGGTGGTTATCATTTAACTGGTTTTAAGACGGCTTTAACAAGAGTTTTTAATAATTATGCTAAAGATAAAAATTTACTTAAAAAGAGCGATCCTAAATTAACTGGACGTGATATTCGGGAAGGTTTAACAGCAGTAGTTAATGTGAAATTAACTGAGCCGCAGTTTGAAGGACAGACTAAAGCTAAATTAGGTAATAGTGAGATTAGAAGTGTAGTAGAGGGGGTTGTTTACGACTACTTAAGTCAGTATTTAGAGCGGCATCATGATATGGCTAAAAAGATAATCAATAAAGCTTTAGAAGCAGTTAGAGCTAGAAAGGCAGCTAAAAAAGCTAAGGAATTAACAAAGCGTAAGGGAGTATTGAATAATAATTCTTTGCCTGGTAAATTATCAGATTGTAGTAGTCGAAAACCAGAAAAGTCAGAACTTTATTTAGTAGAGGGAGATTCTGCTGGAGGTTCGGCAAAACAGGGGAGAAATCGAGATTTTCAGGCTATTTTGCCTCTTAAAGGAAAAATTTTAAATGTGGAAAGGGCTCGACTAAATAAGATTATTAGTAATAATGAGATTGCTTCTATTATTACTGCATTGGGAACAGGAGTTGGTGAAGAGTTCAATCTTGATAAGCTTCGGTATCATAAGATTATTATTATGACTGATGCTGATGTTGATGGAGCTCATATTTGTACTTTGATTTTAACTCTTTTCTATCGCTATATGCCGGAATTAATTGAAGAAGGACATGTTTATGTAGCTCAACCACCGTTATATAAAGTAACTTATCGGAATGATGAGGAGTATATATATACAGATGGACAGTTACAGAATTATTTAGCTGATTTAGATCGTAGTAAAGTCAGTATTCAGCGTTATAAGGGTCTTGGTGAGATGAATCCATCTCAGCTTTGGGAAACAACTATGAACCCTGAAAATAGAAAGCTACAGGAGATTATGATTGAAGAAGAAAGAGAAGCTGATAATATCTTTACAAGATTAATGGGGTCTAAAGCAAAATTGAGGCGTGAATTTATTATGGCTAATGCAGATTTAGCAAATAACTTGGATATTTAG
- the gyrA gene encoding DNA gyrase subunit A has translation MIEQEITPVAIEDKMKESYLNYSLSVIISRALPDVRDGLKPVHRRILYATKKLGLTPDKPHKKSARIVGEVLGKYHPHGDAAVYDAMVRMAQDFSQRYKLIDGHGNFGSIDGDSAAAMRYTEARLAPLSEDLLADIEKETVNFIDNFDGSLQEPTVLPSKVPSLLINGSSGIAVGMSTDIPPHNLSEIISGLIHLLDNKECNLEKLMEFIPGPDFPTGGKIIGNNEIKKAYRTGKGRITLRGKTKIEKRSRNRERIVITEIPYQLSKAKLIEEIADTVKKGKVDNVSNVRDESDQDGLRIVIELKSKANTEIILNRLYKYTSLQTSKRINMLALVNQKPEVMDLKTILQHFLDFRREVVTRRTEFELQKAKDRQHVLLGLKIAIDNLDEVIAIIRNSRQPRTAKKNLQDKLDVSKRQAKAILNMKLQRLVSLEIKKITGELDELKEKIKSLNSILNKKDVMDNLIKKELIEIKKEYGDERKTEIIADESKADLEESDLIKNEDIVLSFSYNKYIKRTNDIENIRASKGDYITDIMSGTTRNDLLFFTNTGQVHILKAHEIPEHHGLSTGDPLSDYLKLPLDEEIVDVLLLTDEAKQQYITIATEKGLIKKTDGKEYKTTVSSIKAINLNENDRVIGVKVTDGQQNLLLGTKKGLTIHFSEDNISDTGRNTKGSKGIDLAEDDKVISFNLTTKNNYVITATAGGRAKQTAINAYKVQNRNGKGLKTLTNDSYEVADIITANKEDKLLFITEKGKLKEVSTANITETKRIGRMYTQFKLDEDKIEKVIRLPQLNKEK, from the coding sequence ATGATTGAACAAGAAATAACACCCGTTGCTATTGAAGATAAAATGAAAGAATCTTACCTCAATTATTCGTTAAGTGTTATTATTAGCCGAGCTTTGCCTGACGTCCGCGACGGCTTAAAACCAGTACATAGAAGAATACTTTATGCAACTAAAAAATTAGGTTTAACGCCTGATAAGCCTCACAAAAAGTCAGCCCGTATTGTTGGTGAGGTATTAGGTAAATACCATCCCCATGGTGATGCTGCTGTCTATGACGCCATGGTTCGTATGGCACAGGATTTTAGTCAACGCTATAAACTAATTGATGGACACGGTAATTTTGGATCAATCGATGGCGATAGTGCTGCTGCTATGCGATATACTGAAGCAAGATTAGCCCCATTATCGGAAGATCTTTTAGCTGATATTGAAAAAGAAACTGTTAACTTCATAGATAATTTTGATGGTAGTCTACAGGAACCTACAGTTTTACCATCAAAAGTACCTAGTCTATTAATTAATGGATCTAGTGGAATTGCTGTTGGAATGAGTACTGACATTCCGCCACATAACCTTAGTGAAATAATTTCCGGCTTAATTCATCTCTTAGATAATAAAGAATGTAACTTAGAAAAATTAATGGAATTTATTCCTGGACCCGACTTTCCTACTGGCGGTAAAATTATAGGTAATAATGAAATTAAAAAAGCTTATCGCACTGGGAAAGGCCGCATTACTTTAAGAGGAAAAACTAAGATAGAAAAACGAAGCCGTAATCGTGAAAGAATAGTGATCACTGAAATACCTTATCAATTAAGTAAAGCTAAATTAATCGAAGAAATTGCTGATACAGTTAAGAAAGGTAAGGTTGATAATGTCTCGAATGTACGTGATGAAAGTGATCAAGACGGATTGAGAATTGTTATCGAACTTAAAAGTAAAGCAAATACTGAAATTATTCTCAATCGACTCTATAAATATACTTCCCTCCAAACTAGCAAAAGAATAAACATGTTGGCTTTAGTAAATCAAAAACCGGAAGTAATGGATTTAAAAACAATTCTACAACACTTCTTAGATTTTAGACGAGAAGTTGTTACTCGTAGAACAGAATTTGAGTTACAGAAGGCTAAAGATCGTCAGCATGTTTTATTAGGTTTAAAGATAGCAATTGACAATCTAGATGAAGTGATTGCTATTATTCGTAATTCCCGTCAGCCTCGCACAGCTAAAAAGAACTTACAGGATAAATTAGATGTATCAAAAAGACAAGCTAAAGCTATTCTAAATATGAAATTACAGCGTTTAGTCAGCCTAGAAATAAAGAAAATCACTGGAGAACTAGATGAGCTTAAAGAAAAAATTAAATCCTTAAATTCTATTTTAAACAAAAAAGACGTAATGGATAATTTAATCAAGAAAGAATTAATTGAAATTAAAAAAGAGTACGGTGATGAAAGAAAAACTGAAATTATTGCTGATGAATCCAAAGCAGACCTAGAAGAAAGTGATTTAATTAAAAATGAAGATATCGTTCTTTCTTTCTCTTATAATAAATATATCAAACGGACTAATGATATAGAAAACATTAGAGCCAGCAAAGGTGACTACATTACTGATATCATGAGTGGAACAACTAGAAATGATCTACTGTTCTTTACTAATACTGGACAAGTCCATATTCTTAAGGCTCATGAAATTCCAGAACATCACGGCTTATCTACTGGTGATCCATTAAGTGACTATCTAAAACTACCGTTAGATGAAGAAATTGTAGATGTTCTTCTATTAACTGATGAAGCCAAACAACAATACATTACTATCGCTACTGAAAAAGGGCTAATAAAGAAAACAGATGGTAAAGAATATAAAACTACTGTTTCATCTATTAAAGCAATTAATTTAAATGAAAATGATAGAGTAATTGGAGTTAAAGTTACTGATGGTCAACAAAATCTACTATTAGGAACTAAAAAGGGACTAACTATCCACTTCAGTGAAGATAACATCTCCGACACTGGAAGAAATACTAAAGGTAGTAAAGGAATAGACCTAGCAGAAGATGATAAAGTAATAAGCTTTAATTTAACTACCAAAAATAATTATGTAATAACAGCCACAGCTGGTGGTAGAGCAAAACAAACTGCTATTAATGCCTACAAAGTTCAAAATCGAAACGGCAAAGGCTTAAAAACTTTAACCAACGATAGTTATGAAGTGGCAGACATTATTACTGCCAACAAAGAAGATAAACTACTATTTATAACTGAAAAAGGCAAACTAAAAGAGGTATCAACAGCTAATATTACCGAAACAAAACGTATAGGAAGAATGTATACTCAATTTAAACTAGATGAAGACAAGATAGAAAAAGTCATTCGTTTACCACAACTAAATAAAGAAAAATAA